ttaaaataaaaatgttactgGAGGAACTTAACAGCAGAATGGAAATGACAGAGGAAAGAGTCAACAAACTTGAGGATAcattaatagaaattatccaatcttaagaagagagagaaaaaatattgatatgtaAAAAAGTAGAGTTGCAGGGGCTTATGGAACAATATGAAAAGatttaatatacatgtaattagagtctcataaagaaagaaaagaagggcttccctggtggcatagtggttgagagtctgcctgctgatgcaggggacacgggttcgtgccccggtttgggaagatcccacatgccgcggagcagctgggcccatgagccatggctgctgagcctgcgcgtctggagcctgtgctccgcagcggggaaaggccacaacagtgagaggcccgcgtaccgaaaaaaaaaaaaaaaaaaaaaagaaaaatggggcagAAAAATTACTTGGAAAAATAATGATCAGAAATTTCTCATATTGGTGGAAAGAGGTATATTTACAGATTCAAGATGTTCAATGAAactcaagcaggataaatacgAAGAAAACCATATCTAGGCACATTACATTCAAACAACTACAaaccaaagatttttaaaaaattgtttttgaaagcATCTAGggaaaaaacattatttacataCAGAGAATACTTTGAATGATTGCTAACTTCTCGCCAGAAGTaacagaagccagaagacagtatACCAGcttctttaaagtgctgaagttAGAACACAGAAGAGCATTAGGTCATGTTAGGCTTGGTAGGCCCTGTTGGGACTTAGTCTGTGAAGGGAAATTAATcaaggattttgagcagaggaacGACCCCAACAGGTCTCCATGGCTACCAGGAGGAACAAGAGTGGAAGCCTTTTGGAGTAATCTGGACTAGAAATGATGGTGTCACAGTCCAGGGTGATAGTGGTAGATGTAAACATGTAAGGACTCAAAAATTTACTTCCCAGGCACCTTTTGAAGGATCTGTTCCaacaaaaatgaggaaatacaCCAGAACAAAGACTTGGAATCAAAGTAATAAAGAGAACAGCAAAGAGAAGACCTAAGATTTAAAAGCAAaccatttgggcttccctggtggcgcagtggttgcgagtccgcctgccgatgcaggcgacacgggttcgtgccccggtccgggaagatcccacatgccgcagagcggctgggcccatgagccatggccgctgagcctgcgcgtctggagcctgtgctccgcaacgggagaggccacaacagtgagaggcccgcgtatcgcaaaaaaaaaaaaaaaaaaaaaaagcaaaccatttATTTCAGAATCACTGAAAAGAGAGCCTGGGAAGAAAATCTCCAGGAGTGATGGTGGAGAAGTATGTGGAATTAAAACAGCATCTGACATGTCTGAGCATTAGGAAATAGATTGCTAGACTATGACAGATCTTTTGGAGCATGTAGCAAGAATCAGCAATAGAAacataaaaaactaaacaaaaaaacaagataaattatTAATGCCATAAAAATTAAAGAGCTGTAAAGCAATATATTCACAGATCACTGTTAAGCTTACCTTGGCTTAGCAAAGATCAAGATTTGCTTAATCAGTCAAtacataatgtttaaaaataataaacatatgtctaataagaatattatttggaaatatgtagATAAACATCATAACAGAGCTAAAGGAGTTGAAAATGGTTATTTTGGGGGAAAGAGACCAAAGGGTGGGATTGAGTGGATCAGAATCTTAGGGTTTtcattaaaaggttttttttggattttttgactttttaattatttgcttgtactactttaataaaatagtaaattattaaaaataaagttgcataAATAATAGAGGTTTAGGTACATTATTTAAAGCCCTAAAGATAAGTAatcactaaaaatatataaaattaaaagagactgaccaatggagagagagagaggagagggaaagttAGAGCTAGATTGATCAACTTTGTaacaggaaatcaaaatatatgttTAGAGATAAAAAGTCATATGATATGAGTTCATTCTCTCTTCAGAGTGACTAAGCTAATCAGCAGAAAAACTCAAAACAGAGTAGgactgaggcagaagagggaagaatcttacttttattttttataaatctcTTTGTAAGGTTTGAATTCTTGTTTTCCTGCACATATATTActtctataattataattatgtgtAATCAATTTAGAATTAAGACATGAAAAGATTGTGGCATAATTCACATCAGTGTGGAAAGGTCTCCACACTGCCCTGGATGGAGACTTGCAGGGGAGGAAATATGAGACTCAGGTTTCAGAGATGCCTCTGAATCTTGTCTACCGCTTGGCACCCAGACCTGGAATGGATAGTCCTTTGTTTATCTGAGTACATTAATGGATTTTTGGATATGAAATCCCTGAAACTAGGGAAAGACAGATTGCTAAAATGCTTTCcctaataaagtaaaaagaaatgggtTTCTGGGGCAGTGATAGCAAGAACAGATGAAGTGTGATAAGGAATGATTTGAGGAGGGAAAGCATCAGACCAGAAAATTCTGGAGGTTGTCAGGGTCATGCTGAGAAAGTCAGCTAGAAGAGGTTCCTGGTGGCAGGGAAAGGCAATGGTCTTTTAAGATCACAGTTATGTAACATTCGATGTGAAAGTCCAGTCTTGTGCAGCCAGCCACACATCCCTCTGTTAACTCGAAAGCGTTAATAAAAGTCTGCTATGCAACTTTCTTATGTGACTGCTattttgaagaaatcaaagaaaagaggTGATGTTCTCTATAATTGATCAAGATGCAGTGGAGAACCAGAGGCCAGCCATAGTAGCTAAGTAAACATGAGTGAGAATGACATTTGGGGaggcaaaaaaatggaaaacgaGGTGACCATAAGAAATTATAAGGCTCCCCAGAGGTCCAGAGATATAAGAATAACACGTGTGGGATAAGCATTGAAAGCTCTACCCAGGCCCTCAGACCTTTTTACCAtttctgtgctctcctcttcAGGCTTCTGGGTACTCTAGTTTCTTAGGGTTATACCTTCCACTCTTTTGGGAGGACTCCCCTCAGGCTGCTAGTCAGCTTTGTAGTCACACAGAGAGAGCTGGATGCCCTGGGGGCTCATGTGCCCACAGGGTGTCCCTTCACCAATAACTGACTAGTACAGCAGAATGAAAGCCCAGTTCCTTTACCTGGAATTGGGACAAAATGTACACAAACTTATAGTCCAGGGTTCCCTTCTGGGTCAAGGTTAAGCCACCCTCCTTCGACTTTGCCTTGTCACCCTACTACGTGCCTTCCCTGTCCCATCCTGCTTACCCTACTCCTTTTCCCGTTTCTCCTTTGAGAACTTGGAGAAGTTCCTTAATAAATTACTTGCACACAAATTCTCTTCTCAGGGTCTGCTCTGGGGAATCTGTCCTAAAAGAGACACTAAAgctattttaattgaagtattaaAGAAAAGAGTGATCACACTGGATAGGAAGTCTTGGACATGCTCAAGAAGGATACTTGGGTTGCACACAGGCTTACAAAGGCATCCAAGCTGGTTATTATCGAATGGAGGGGATGTCAAGCAAAACCaaatataccttaaatataaagaGGAACTGAGAAGTTGTTCCAGAGAAAATATTGGTAATcaatagaaagagaaaggagaagacagaggaaggtgTGATATTTGACCTGGGcactgaaggatgagtaggaaatGAAGATGTAGTGTAAATACATCTCAGACAAGGCTCCagtatgaaaatagaaaagaagtattaATTAGAGAAGCATCAGGAAGTGATTGATATAGGGCCCTAATTTCTCATTACAAGGGAATCAAAGTGAAAACAAAGACACTGCATTTTTGACAGGTGATTATTTATTTCTGCCATTCCACCAAATCTAGGGAAGCAGAAGCTTAAAGTGAGATAGGATATAAACCACCAATAGTTCCACATTAGCAGTGGCAAAAATTTCAAAGATTCTTCgaacacaggttttttttttcagtaaataataGCACTTAAGGACCAGTAGCGTTGCTAATGAGGGAAATGTACCTAATTCTCTGTTTttaaggggaagagaggagaaatagATGTACTGATTTTTCACTGGTGCTCGACTTCAAGTCTGTTGCTCCAATCTTTCAATCTCCAGAGACAGTTTATACACCTCCAGGGCCATTTTTACATCCTCTGGTCTTGGGAGACACTGCATAAGTTTCCTGCCTGCGAGTACTTGTTCGCAGCCCGTGGGAACTTcctaaaagagataaaaggatgGTTTGAGAGGCTTCTCTCCAAACTGTGAAGGTATAAGATTACTTCAGGATGTCTACTGATGACAATAAAATTGGAGTATCAAGACCCTCCTTAGGACTGATGCAAGAAATCAGAAGATACTTTGTGCATCTCAGCAAAGTATTTGCCCTAAGATCGAGACCAGCACTGCTCTAAGGCAGCAATGAAACTAAGCAGAGAAGGAACAGCACTGCAGAAGATACCCAGGGAACTCCTTCATGGTCAGCTGAAGGGATGGATCTGATGTCTATGCAAAAGCATAGCACTTACTGTAATAGAAAATGCAGAGCTGGGAGCCAGGTTGCCTGGATCTATGGAACCCTCCTATCTAGGGGCTTGGTCTTTCTTGCTATAAAATAAGAGAATTAGAACTTTCTTTAAGAACTCAACATGCACTTTGAGAGTAAAAGTGCTGATTCTGAAATTGATTTAAACAACTCAGAAATGAGTCCCAATAAAAGTCAGATCTCATCAGTGTTGGCTGGGACAGTGCTCTGAGCAGGTTACCATTTTTACAATGTGATAGAATACCCCGAGGTGTGTGCCACTTACCCACTCACACTTGGGCACTTCTGGGTACCAGGTTCCGTTCTCTGAGCAGATGATACTCGGAGAGCCGACCACACTATAGCCAGAGTCACACTGTACAGTGACATTTTCAGGCTCAACATACTGATCCTTGTCCAGAGACACAGTTCCATCTTTTATCTCTGGTTTCAGACACAGAGCTGTAATGGAAACACAATTTTGATCATTTTGTGATTCTCAGAATAAGATCTTACAATAGTAAAGAATACTGGGGGGTGAGAAACACTGATAATAAATTATGCCTGTAGTCTGAGAGTTGTTCTTTAACtacatttattgtattgttataacaagaaaattaataacaataatattaatgTTAATGTACAGCTATCACCAACATAAAACACTATTATTATCTACACTTGGCTGGAGAGAAAAATTAGGTAAAGACAATTTATGTGACTTGTCTATGGTTGTGTAGCTTTTAGGTGACATGATTATGATATAAACCTAGGTATTGTGTTCTaaaatctgagttttaaaaactACTGTATGTCAAAACCTGACTCTTTTCAGCATCTTAAGCATGTAATTTCTATTCTTATGCCCTTAGTATGTTCCTGTAGTAAATGGAGACAATGGTGGGAAATTAGACACTTGAGTTGCTGTTAGCCatgtggtaagaaaaaaaaaaatgcacacctAATCTTGGTCTCATATCAGGTCAGCTTCTCTATGAGGAGGTGATGGCATGCACCAGGTACTAATGGAGACATCAGATACTTCAAGGATGTTTGGGATTTTTCCATGAGTCCTCATTCTAACTTTCACAGGAATTCACTAAGATTTTGCTGAATCCTCACTGGtctcttaaattaaaaattattatctctAACTCTTGAGTATTGACAAAGGTAGTACTGTATAGCAGTGTGAAAACTACGGTCCATTTAATGTGGTGCTGGGTTCATTGACTACTcattggagaaaaacaaattttgaccCCCACTTTACACCATAAACCCATAGGAATTCCAAGTGGGCTGGGGATATCAATGTGGAAGGTAAAGCAACAAAGCTCTGGAAGATAAcatagaagaattttttttttttttttttttttttttttgcagtacgcgggcctctcactgttgtggcctctccccccgcggagcacaggctccggacgcacaggctcagtggccatggctcacgggcccagccgctccgcggcacgtggtNNNNNNNNNNNNNNNNNNNNNNNNNNNNNNNNNNNNNNNNNNNNNNNNNNNNNNNNNNNNNNNNNNNNNNNNNNNNNNNNNNNNNNNNNNNNNNNNNNNNNNNNNNNNNNNNNNNNNNNNNNNNNNNNNNNNNNNNNNNNNNNNNNNNNNNNNNNNNNNNNNNNNNNNNNNNNNNNNNNNNNNNNNNNNNNNNNNNNNNNNNNNNNNNNNNNNNNNNNNNNNNNNNNNNNNNNNNNNNNNNNNNNNNNNNNNNNNNNNNNNNNNNNNNNNNNNNNNNNNNNNNNNNNNNNNNNNaggctcagtggccatggcccacgggcccagccgctccgcggcacgtggtatgctcccggaccggggcacgaacccgtgtcccccgcatcggcaggcggaccctcaaccactgcgccaccagggaagcccagaagaatatttttgagacaaatattttttaataccacacatattttttaaacagcacaGTACCACATCCAAGTATTAAATacaggaaatgaataaataaatacatacatacaaatttcTAAGTGCTGCCTCTCGCTGGGGGGAAACCATACTGTCAGAACTTGCAGGGTGGTCCTACCGTCTTAGCAAGGGCCATCACTAAAGTGGAGTTACCTTTACACTGAGGAACTAGAGATGACCAATGTGAATTTCTGCAGGTGATTTTTTCTTCTCCAACCAGAACATATCCTTCATCACATTTATACTGCACCACAGTAGTAAAGGATAAAATTGAACTCACATCTTCATAGGATCCATGGGCAATGCTAGGAAACATGTTGCAGTCTTGAATGGCAAAAGAGAAGGGTAGAAGAGAATGAGCTAGAGTTTAATTAACTATTCAGAGTGATGGACTCTTCCCATGTTTTAGAACAAAGTCATTAAATTATACTGCTGAGGTATGTTTCATTTACTTAACAAAATCACTAGGAATGATTTATTGAGTTCTTAACCACTTGCTAGACACTGTGTTAATCATCATATATATGTTATACCATTAGATCCTCATGCTAACTCTCTGAGGCCATATGAACATCAGACCCacattagagaaaaggaaacacaaccttaGAGGAGTCAAATATTCTACACAaggtcacagctagtaagtacCAGTAACATGAATCAAATTAAGGATTCAACTCAGGTTTGTGTTAATACAAAGTCCACTGTCACTTTCTGGAATTCTGCTCTCGGTACTGATCATTGGACTTTCACATTCTACGGCATCAGTGGATGCTTAAAGGCCATAAAATGAAAGTTTGGGCTGAAGAACCATACTCTGCCTGTGACTTGCAAAGTCTAGCAATGCTCCATATTTGATTAAGCAAGTAGCTCAGAAACCAGTTAGAAAACTCTTACCTCCCTCACTTAAAGACAATGTCAGGAATTTAAGACAGGTcaggaatttaaattattttacgaATAATACTTGGGGaagtatttttataaagcttttgatATCCTGTGAACACCACCTGCAGTCACAGGTGAGGCTAATGTGTGGGAGAATTTATGCTTCACATTGAGAGAAGGACCCTCAGGAGCTCACTGAGAAAACCTAATGTGGCTCCTTTCAGGCTGGGGGGACATTAGTCACAGCGAACTAGTGTCCAGCTCCTGTCTGAGAAATCTAAAAGGCAAAGGATGGGCTGTCTAGTGACAGGCACTCTAAGACTCTAAGGTGAGAGTGAAGGACAGATCTCTGCTGCTTTGAGGTTGGCCTGGACTCCTGACATTATCAGAAGCAAGGCTGAGTTAGCATTTCCAGTAGATTAGAAGTGGGCTGCATGAGAAAGACAGTCATGGTAGAATTGTCCTCTGGCCAGTCCAAAAGGGTCTCCTGAGGTGGGAGGAAGCCctctgtaaaaacaaaataactctaGAAGTCACCTGATGATACCTAGGAGATAGGAAATAGGAAATGAACAACCAGAGTCAGAGGTGGATCCCTGGATCAGCCAGACCCTGCACTGCAAATTGCACTTAGCAGATCCTCAGTGATGATGAAggaccaattaaaaaaaaaaaacagaaaaacctcaCAAGAGAGAATAAGCTTTAAATACCCATGAGGCCAAGAGCCAGCTCAGGTTCTTGTTTCCCTTACCTGTGCTCCTCCCAAAGCTTCAACTCTGGAGAGCTCAGAAAGCATAGTAATGGTAACCCCAAGTAAGTTCTGTTTTAGTTGTGAGGAAAAGAAATTCACCTGTGTATAAATCGACAGCTTCCATACAGCCTTTCTGAAACCTCAGATTAAGCACctccataaaaatataaaaatggctcTTAGTTTTTATAAGTCAGCACATATATGCAGTTCTGTACTGGGCTTTTCTTGCagtgtactttaaaatataagatttaaCCATACAAATAGTTCTACCACAACACTACTCACACTTGTGCCAGAGGATTAGAACAGGAAATTAGTTCTGCAGGAGAAGGTGGTGACAGAAGTGAGCACCAGAGTATCCAGGGAAGGCATCCAGGAATAAGCTG
This genomic interval from Physeter macrocephalus isolate SW-GA chromosome 4, ASM283717v5, whole genome shotgun sequence contains the following:
- the LOC102978746 gene encoding apolipoprotein R-like, whose product is MAANLSCIFPALHLFGVLVLLLCPCCLCDCNMFPSIAHGSYEDVSSILSFTTVVQYKCDEGYVLVGEEKITCRNSHWSSLVPQCKALCLKPEIKDGTVSLDKDQYVEPENVTVQCDSGYSVVGSPSIICSENGTWYPEVPKCEWEVPTGCEQVLAGRKLMQCLPRPEDVKMALEVYKLSLEIERLEQQT